The nucleotide sequence CGCCTCAAATgttaagtaagagagagagagacagtgatGAAATGCCAACGGAGCAAACCGGGATGTGCCTGTGAGTTGTTGTGACCTTGAGGTATATGTCCATGGCGCGGTAGATGCCGTCGTCGACGGTCCGCGCGTAGTCGGGCACCACGGCGGCGAGCGCCTGGAACTTGGCCAGCTTCAGGTTGGTGTCCGGCGCTACCTCCGCGAGGTACCCGTCCATGAGCTTGGCCACCATGGCGATCGGAGCCACGGCGGGCGGCGTCGCGGCGTGGGGCAGCCCCAGCTGGCTCCCGTCCTCTGCCAGCGCCGGCGACGTGTACCCGGTCCCCAGCCCGTCCATGGACGACATGAAGTAGTCCAGTATCCTCTGCACGCAGTCGATGTCGTACAGCGTGTCCACGGTGTAGCCGAGGTTGGGCACCAGCAGGTCCTCGAGGCTGGCGTCCTCCAGCTGCGCGCCGATGCGCCGCTCCAGGTTCTCCCGGCACAGCGGGCTGGCGTGGAGGAGCATGGCCGTGCGGAGCAGCCCCAGCAGGAACTTGGTGGAGGTGACGCCCTTCTTGGTCGGCAGCAGCGCAATGATCTCCTCCAGGAAGTACCTCTGGTCGCCGTCGGACGTCCCGGAGAGGCTGGCGGTGGCGGAGCGCGGGGTGGCGCTACGGCTGCCGGCGATCCCGCCGTAGTCGCCGCCGAAGCTGGCGTTGCTGAAGCTGGCGCTGCGGTTCAGGCCCGGGAGGAGCCGCCCCGCGTAGAACATGATGGCGCCGGCGATGCTCTCGGCGCGCATGCTCTTGGCCTCCATGGCCTGGATCAGCCGCTTGAACATGGGCAGGCTCAGGAGCGACACGTCCTCGTACCACCAGTCCATGGCCGAGGCCgcggccgctgccgccgcgccgcgCGGCGTGTCGCCCGAGCCGATGCCGTTCCAGAGCGCGTCCCTGTCGAGGCTGGCGCCCTTGGCGCCGTGGGTGGACCAGGCGGCGGCGTCGGAGGCGCAGGCCTTGGAGGCGAGCGCGGTGATGCAGCGGGGGACGATTTGGAGGTCCTCGGCGGCCGGGAGCACGCCCTCGCAGGTCTCCAGCGCCCTGACGGAGTCCTTCCAGTTGGCGAGCACGTCGGCGAGGAACGACTCGGCCTGCGCGATCAGGTTGCCCTCCGCGTAGTCGTCCGTCATGCCCAGGTACTCGGCGGCGCACCGGAGGCACACCACGTTGAGCGCGTTGAGCTCGATCTTGACGTCGTAGCAGAAGCGCGCCGCCAGCTCGAAGGCCTTGGCGCCGCCCGGGATGTCGTCCAGCTGCAGCGTGCACATGCCGCCGCCGTCCGACGGCGGCTGGTACTCGCTGATCAGACGCTGCAGCACGCCGCTCCGGCTCAACAGCGGGAACTGCATGCTCATAATGACGATCGATGCACCGTTAGTTAGTCACATTAACGCGCGCAATCGATCGGTTTGTGCAGTTCAGTTGGTGAATGCGAAATGTGACGGCGACACACTCGATCGTGCTAACCTTGTGGAGATAAAAGGACATGTCTCCTACTTCCACGACGACATCGCTCTCGAGCTCGGTCATGCATCTCCTGGGCAAAAGTCAAGATGGATGGATCACGTAAACATCTGGAATTCTCATCAAATTTGCATCCGTGTACGTGCTCGTGATCTTGAAACTGCGACTGATAAGTAAGTACTCCCTCtgagtttacggagggagtagtatatgtgGATCGGATCTTAGATCGACGTGAACGATACTGA is from Triticum aestivum cultivar Chinese Spring chromosome 3A, IWGSC CS RefSeq v2.1, whole genome shotgun sequence and encodes:
- the LOC123062246 gene encoding BTB/POZ domain-containing protein At5g03250 — translated: MVTMKLGSKPDIFVLEGLTWRCMTELESDVVVEVGDMSFYLHKFPLLSRSGVLQRLISEYQPPSDGGGMCTLQLDDIPGGAKAFELAARFCYDVKIELNALNVVCLRCAAEYLGMTDDYAEGNLIAQAESFLADVLANWKDSVRALETCEGVLPAAEDLQIVPRCITALASKACASDAAAWSTHGAKGASLDRDALWNGIGSGDTPRGAAAAAAASAMDWWYEDVSLLSLPMFKRLIQAMEAKSMRAESIAGAIMFYAGRLLPGLNRSASFSNASFGGDYGGIAGSRSATPRSATASLSGTSDGDQRYFLEEIIALLPTKKGVTSTKFLLGLLRTAMLLHASPLCRENLERRIGAQLEDASLEDLLVPNLGYTVDTLYDIDCVQRILDYFMSSMDGLGTGYTSPALAEDGSQLGLPHAATPPAVAPIAMVAKLMDGYLAEVAPDTNLKLAKFQALAAVVPDYARTVDDGIYRAMDIYLKSHHWLSESEREQLCRLMNCQKLSLEACTHAAQNERLPLRVVVQVLFFEQLRLRTSIAGWFFVSDNAATATDGAHLHHPGNAGAIVPKGSAVVDSGAAGQDEEVVMVTPEGKGSETMSNVKARVSELEKECVSMKQEIRRLGKPRRSWSILTRKCGFGAKVQQAQPAMSGK